Proteins from a single region of Argopecten irradians isolate NY chromosome 7, Ai_NY, whole genome shotgun sequence:
- the LOC138328129 gene encoding protocadherin beta-15-like isoform X1: protein MDRRPLLVLMLVFAVTSCFEILYNMEEEQDTDFYLGKVATDAQLITGNGTNIELRYSLLTTGNPDALLFHINERTSALYTASVLDRDALCPFTSSECILKLDVTAISPINDFFEKIKVHVRLLDINDNAPTFPESKIDMEISENSGQGKSFPLDGATDEDSGQNAVQSYRIETSDVPFILETTDFADGRALLRLVVDQELDRETENKYIVKIVAIDGGINPKTGTVTLNITITDANDNPPKFPKAVFNLTIPEDIVPNSVILNFNATDPDENENGRVLYRLSSHQSDEIRRLFKVGPTTGELSVISSLIDERTTSYRIIVEASDNATQPLISQAQVYVTVLDTHNNAPKITINVLSQSYYAEVSESAPTGTVLAIITVKDPDNGQNGVITCSIDDINFRLVADGPNEYNFVLNRVLDREMIEWHTVEIDCRDYGTPPLNTSSRILVRVLDINDNPPQFTKAIYYVNVPENDSPYSGILQVQATDSDTIVPSSYNYSLLLPEEYNNFFTINANSGVITAVVSLDREATPRITFQVFAEDGGSPSLTGSALVEVNVIDMNDNFPKFTPESFEFVIPENQLPNVSVGKLVAQDSDARDNGEVSFSLTSSADIYLPFDVLRNGTILGTRTLDRELIGQYNFTVIAYDHGSPPLTSTAEVKVTIQDINDNIPIITFPSIGGDLLYLPSDTLPNTIIATIKAYDNDDGDNAKLSYFSQNSNKTKLFTVNKFTGQMSLSRHVAQSDIGTYDLSILVQDGGNPPKLSYRTLTIIITDSSRNLSEDPSTKIKYFAIAIAISCVTIVLSILIILAICLIRRKDRQRDSKYPESVSTNSTIDTAPEHNNPDIKVNGIYTREAMQKTLTDTLPRNNDTFPRADNSPRALATLERVKKAKSPSRTQPEIISDSVAIWDWSEHHEGPVDGMGGIIRQTRPSQPAYPSHIPQSFITLYPDQSTFEQTAEVV, encoded by the coding sequence ATGGACCGTAGGCCTCTCCTGGTACTGATGCTTGTCTTcgctgtgacgtcatgttttgaGATTCTGTATAACATGGAGGAAGAACAAGACACAGATTTTTACCTGGGGAAAGTGGCCACGGACGCACAGTTAATTACAGGTAACGGAACGAATATTGAACTACGATACAGCCTTCTTACCACAGGTAATCCTGATGCCTTACTTTTTCATATTAACGAAAGAACATCCGCTCTATATACAGCTTCCGTCCTTGATCGTGACGCCCTTTGCCCTTTTACGTCATCAGAATGTATCCTAAAACTTGATGTCACCGCCATTTCACCCATCAATGATTTCTTTGAGAAGATAAAAGTGCATGTAAGACTACTCGATATAAATGACAATGCGCCAACATTTCCAGAAAGTAAGATTGATATGGAAATATCTGAGAATTCCGGACAGGGAAAGTCCTTTCCGCTAGATGGGGCTACGGATGAGGACAGTGGCCAGAATGCTGTCCAAAGTTACAGGATAGAAACAAGCGACGTTCCGTTTATATTGGAGACAACTGACTTCGCGGACGGTAGAGCTCTACTTAGATTAGTTGTAGACCAAGAACTAGACAGagaaactgaaaataaatatattgtaaagaTCGTAGCGATTGATGGAGGGATTAACCCCAAAACGGGTACGGTGACCTTAAACATCACCATTACTGATGCCAACGATAACCCGCCGAAGTTTCCGAAAGCAGTTTTCAATCTGACTATACCGGAGGATATCGTACCAAACAGtgtaattttaaatttcaatgcGACAGATCCAGACGAGAATGAAAATGGCCGGGTATTATACCGGCTTAGTTCCCATCAATCGGACGAGATCAGAAGGCTCTTCAAAGTCGGTCCGACAACAGGGGAGTTAAGTGTTATCAGTTCGCTTATTGACGAGCGAACTACTTCCTATAGAATTATTGTAGAAGCTTCAGATAACGCCACTCAGCCACTAATCTCACAGGCGCAAGTCTACGTCACAGTCTTAGACACACATAACAACGCGCCAAAAATCACTATCAACGTTCTCTCTCAAAGTTACTACGCAGAAGTTTCAGAGTCGGCCCCCACTGGAACCGTCTTAGCCATCATCACGGTAAAGGACCCCGATAATGGACAAAATGGCGTCATCACGTGCTCCATAGATGACATTAACTTCCGGTTAGTTGCTGATGGGccaaatgaatataattttgtattgaaCCGAGTTTTGGACCGCGAGATGATTGAATGGCATACCGTTGAGATAGATTGTCGTGATTACGGTACACCCCCATTGAATACGAGTTCTAGGATCTTGGTTCGAGTCCTGGATATCAACGATAACCCACCACAGTTCACAAAAGCAATTTATTACGTCAATGTGCCAGAAAACGACTCTCCTTATAGCGGTATATTACAAGTGCAAGCGACAGATAGTGACACCATTGTACCAAGTAGTTATAATTATTCTCTACTGTTACCAGAGGAATATAATAACTTTTTCACAATAAACGCAAATAGCGGTGTGATAACGGCCGTCGTTTCTTTAGACAGGGAGGCAACCCCCCGTATAACGTTCCAGGTGTTTGCCGAGGACGGTGGCTCGCCATCTTTGACAGGTAGCGCCCTGGTGGAGGTTAACGTTATTGACATGAACGATAATTTTCCAAAATTCACACCGGAGTCATTCGAGTTCGTTATACCGGAAAATCAGTTACCGAATGTGTCAGTAGGTAAACTTGTTGCACAAGACAGCGACGCAAGGGACAATGGCGAGGTGTCATTTTCACTTACCTCGAGTGCTGACATTTATTTACCTTTCGATGTGTTAAGAAATGGTACTATCCTGGGGACTCGGACACTGGACAGAGAGCTGATTGGTCAGTATAACTTCACGGTGATTGCTTATGACCACGGGTCACCGCCCTTGACTAGCACTGCcgaggtcaaggtcaccataCAAGACATTAACGATAATATACCAATAATTACCTTCCCCAGTATTGGCGGGGACCTGTTATATTTGCCTTCTGACACTCTCCCCAATACCATCATTGCCACCATTAAAGCTTATGACAACGATGATGGTGATAATGctaaactttcatatttttCACAAAACAGCAACAAAACGAAACTTTTTACTGTAAACAAGTTCACAGGTCAAATGTCATTGTCTCGTCATGTAGCACAATCTGATATCGGTACTTACGACCTATCGATTCTAGTCCAAGATGGTGGAAATCCCCCGAAGTTAAGTTATCGTACGTTGACAATTATAATCACGGATTCGAGTAGAAATTTATCCGAAGATCCTTCAACAAAGATCAAGTATTTCGCTATAGCTATTGCCATTTCATGTGTGACCATAGTTCTTTCAATTCTCATTATCCTTGCGATTTGTCTGATCCGAAGGAAAGATAGACAGCGGGACTCTAAATACCCAGAAAGTGTTTCTACAAACTCAACAATAGACACGGCACCGGAGCATAATAATCCGGATATCAAGGTCAATGGGATTTACACAAGGGAGGCAATGCAAAAGACGCTCACAGACACCCTCCCGCGTAATAATGACACCTTCCCAAGGGCGGACAACTCCCCGCGAGCACTAGCTACGCTGGAACGTGTGAAGAAAGCG
- the LOC138328129 gene encoding protocadherin-9-like isoform X2 — protein MDRRPLLVLMLVFAVTSCFEILYNMEEEQDTDFYLGKVATDAQLITGNGTNIELRYSLLTTGNPDALLFHINERTSALYTASVLDRDALCPFTSSECILKLDVTAISPINDFFEKIKVHVRLLDINDNAPTFPESKIDMEISENSGQGKSFPLDGATDEDSGQNAVQSYRIETSDVPFILETTDFADGRALLRLVVDQELDRETENKYIVKIVAIDGGINPKTGTVTLNITITDANDNPPKFPKAVFNLTIPEDIVPNSVILNFNATDPDENENGRVLYRLSSHQSDEIRRLFKVGPTTGELSVISSLIDERTTSYRIIVEASDNATQPLISQAQVYVTVLDTHNNAPKITINVLSQSYYAEVSESAPTGTVLAIITVKDPDNGQNGVITCSIDDINFRLVADGPNEYNFVLNRVLDREMIEWHTVEIDCRDYGTPPLNTSSRILVRVLDINDNPPQFTKAIYYVNVPENDSPYSGILQVQATDSDTIVPSSYNYSLLLPEEYNNFFTINANSGVITAVVSLDREATPRITFQVFAEDGGSPSLTGSALVEVNVIDMNDNFPKFTPESFEFVIPENQLPNVSVGKLVAQDSDARDNGEVSFSLTSSADIYLPFDVLRNGTILGTRTLDRELIGQYNFTVIAYDHGSPPLTSTAEVKVTIQDINDNIPIITFPSIGGDLLYLPSDTLPNTIIATIKAYDNDDGDNAKLSYFSQNSNKTKLFTVNKFTGQMSLSRHVAQSDIGTYDLSILVQDGGNPPKLSYRTLTIIITDSSRNLSEDPSTKIKYFAIAIAISCVTIVLSILIILAICLIRRKDRQRDSKYPESVSTNSTIDTAPEHNNPDIKVNGIYTREAMQKTLTDTLPRNNDTFPRADNSPRALATLERVKKAKSPSRTQPEIISDSVAIWDWSEHHEGPVDGCVMRK, from the coding sequence ATGGACCGTAGGCCTCTCCTGGTACTGATGCTTGTCTTcgctgtgacgtcatgttttgaGATTCTGTATAACATGGAGGAAGAACAAGACACAGATTTTTACCTGGGGAAAGTGGCCACGGACGCACAGTTAATTACAGGTAACGGAACGAATATTGAACTACGATACAGCCTTCTTACCACAGGTAATCCTGATGCCTTACTTTTTCATATTAACGAAAGAACATCCGCTCTATATACAGCTTCCGTCCTTGATCGTGACGCCCTTTGCCCTTTTACGTCATCAGAATGTATCCTAAAACTTGATGTCACCGCCATTTCACCCATCAATGATTTCTTTGAGAAGATAAAAGTGCATGTAAGACTACTCGATATAAATGACAATGCGCCAACATTTCCAGAAAGTAAGATTGATATGGAAATATCTGAGAATTCCGGACAGGGAAAGTCCTTTCCGCTAGATGGGGCTACGGATGAGGACAGTGGCCAGAATGCTGTCCAAAGTTACAGGATAGAAACAAGCGACGTTCCGTTTATATTGGAGACAACTGACTTCGCGGACGGTAGAGCTCTACTTAGATTAGTTGTAGACCAAGAACTAGACAGagaaactgaaaataaatatattgtaaagaTCGTAGCGATTGATGGAGGGATTAACCCCAAAACGGGTACGGTGACCTTAAACATCACCATTACTGATGCCAACGATAACCCGCCGAAGTTTCCGAAAGCAGTTTTCAATCTGACTATACCGGAGGATATCGTACCAAACAGtgtaattttaaatttcaatgcGACAGATCCAGACGAGAATGAAAATGGCCGGGTATTATACCGGCTTAGTTCCCATCAATCGGACGAGATCAGAAGGCTCTTCAAAGTCGGTCCGACAACAGGGGAGTTAAGTGTTATCAGTTCGCTTATTGACGAGCGAACTACTTCCTATAGAATTATTGTAGAAGCTTCAGATAACGCCACTCAGCCACTAATCTCACAGGCGCAAGTCTACGTCACAGTCTTAGACACACATAACAACGCGCCAAAAATCACTATCAACGTTCTCTCTCAAAGTTACTACGCAGAAGTTTCAGAGTCGGCCCCCACTGGAACCGTCTTAGCCATCATCACGGTAAAGGACCCCGATAATGGACAAAATGGCGTCATCACGTGCTCCATAGATGACATTAACTTCCGGTTAGTTGCTGATGGGccaaatgaatataattttgtattgaaCCGAGTTTTGGACCGCGAGATGATTGAATGGCATACCGTTGAGATAGATTGTCGTGATTACGGTACACCCCCATTGAATACGAGTTCTAGGATCTTGGTTCGAGTCCTGGATATCAACGATAACCCACCACAGTTCACAAAAGCAATTTATTACGTCAATGTGCCAGAAAACGACTCTCCTTATAGCGGTATATTACAAGTGCAAGCGACAGATAGTGACACCATTGTACCAAGTAGTTATAATTATTCTCTACTGTTACCAGAGGAATATAATAACTTTTTCACAATAAACGCAAATAGCGGTGTGATAACGGCCGTCGTTTCTTTAGACAGGGAGGCAACCCCCCGTATAACGTTCCAGGTGTTTGCCGAGGACGGTGGCTCGCCATCTTTGACAGGTAGCGCCCTGGTGGAGGTTAACGTTATTGACATGAACGATAATTTTCCAAAATTCACACCGGAGTCATTCGAGTTCGTTATACCGGAAAATCAGTTACCGAATGTGTCAGTAGGTAAACTTGTTGCACAAGACAGCGACGCAAGGGACAATGGCGAGGTGTCATTTTCACTTACCTCGAGTGCTGACATTTATTTACCTTTCGATGTGTTAAGAAATGGTACTATCCTGGGGACTCGGACACTGGACAGAGAGCTGATTGGTCAGTATAACTTCACGGTGATTGCTTATGACCACGGGTCACCGCCCTTGACTAGCACTGCcgaggtcaaggtcaccataCAAGACATTAACGATAATATACCAATAATTACCTTCCCCAGTATTGGCGGGGACCTGTTATATTTGCCTTCTGACACTCTCCCCAATACCATCATTGCCACCATTAAAGCTTATGACAACGATGATGGTGATAATGctaaactttcatatttttCACAAAACAGCAACAAAACGAAACTTTTTACTGTAAACAAGTTCACAGGTCAAATGTCATTGTCTCGTCATGTAGCACAATCTGATATCGGTACTTACGACCTATCGATTCTAGTCCAAGATGGTGGAAATCCCCCGAAGTTAAGTTATCGTACGTTGACAATTATAATCACGGATTCGAGTAGAAATTTATCCGAAGATCCTTCAACAAAGATCAAGTATTTCGCTATAGCTATTGCCATTTCATGTGTGACCATAGTTCTTTCAATTCTCATTATCCTTGCGATTTGTCTGATCCGAAGGAAAGATAGACAGCGGGACTCTAAATACCCAGAAAGTGTTTCTACAAACTCAACAATAGACACGGCACCGGAGCATAATAATCCGGATATCAAGGTCAATGGGATTTACACAAGGGAGGCAATGCAAAAGACGCTCACAGACACCCTCCCGCGTAATAATGACACCTTCCCAAGGGCGGACAACTCCCCGCGAGCACTAGCTACGCTGGAACGTGTGAAGAAAGCG